The Deltaproteobacteria bacterium GWC2_65_14 genome includes the window GGGCAGCCGTCAGCTTCAGCCTGTAGTTAGCCACGCGCAGACTATTTCGACAACAACACTCCGATTTTTTGAAGAACCTCGGACAGCGTCGCCTCTGGTAACCGACAAATCAACTCCGCCTGGCGTGCCCGCCAATCTAGGCTTTTCACCTGGTCGGACAGTATTACTCCCGAAACTTTCAGGCGACCTGGGGTCAAGACCTCAAAAGGATAACCTTTGATCTGGCTGGTAATGGGACACAACAAGGCTAACCCTACCTTGCCGTTGTATGCAGCAGGAGAGACAACAACGGCGGGACGCCTCCCCGTCTGCTCGTGCCCTGCCTGTGGATGCAACGTGATCCAGACCGCGTCCCCTCGATCCGGGACATACGCCCGCCGGCTTACCATTCCTCAGCCCCAACGGCCGGTCCAGAGAAAACCTCTCCGTGGAGATTCTCCTCGTTGATGCCAGCCAGAAGCTTCTCAAGGGTGACCTTCGGCTTGGCGACGGAAGCGACTACCAGCTTGCCTTTCACGACTGAGACATTGACCACCGACTCCTCGGAGATGTTGGCTTCCGTTGCAAACGATTTTGGGATGCGCAGGGCAAGACTGTTACCCCACTTCCGGATGCGAGTCTTCATCGGGGTACCTCCTCAATGTGTCTACAAAGAAGATACAACAG containing:
- a CDS encoding multidrug transporter MatE, with amino-acid sequence MKTRIRKWGNSLALRIPKSFATEANISEESVVNVSVVKGKLVVASVAKPKVTLEKLLAGINEENLHGEVFSGPAVGAEEW